Genomic segment of Vitis riparia cultivar Riparia Gloire de Montpellier isolate 1030 chromosome 19, EGFV_Vit.rip_1.0, whole genome shotgun sequence:
TTGTCTGGTAAAAGGGTGTGTATGGGATAGGTCTAGCATTGGAATCcagtatttttgtttatttatcaggaaaaaatgcaaaaaataaaaataaaaaccccaTTTGTGATATAGACATTTGATGTGGGGAcctgaaaggaaaaaaaagggtgTTTGTTCCACCCCACAACCCCGCCCCACCACTCTTTTTTCCTTGTAACTAATGTTTCGTCTTTTTAAAGATGTGATTGTCAGAACACGAAGCATCTCTCCACGGCTATCATCTGTTCCAACTATGGTTATTCCCTTCCATTTGATGACTGGCAAAACAATGAAACAGTGAATAGTAACCCTGAAACGAACTTTATAGAAAAGCTTTaattgtttggttgctaagaaaatggagaaaaggaTGGAAGCGATCGGGAGATATAACATTAAACTGGATCGAGTGATTATAGCATGAATGTGTTCCTCCTGGTTGTGCAGCCAATGACCATATACATATTCACTTTTTAGGAATGAATCTCCAAATTAAATACATaatgcaatttttttatagTCCCCAAACCCTGCAATTCTAGCAAggagagggagaaaaaaaaatgatcagtAGACTGTAGTTTGTGAAGGTGTTTCAATCTCTTCGATCCAGCCAAAGTTAGGCTCGCTCCAAGACCTCGGCCGCACACCAAGCTGGAAGAACAAGATCATCTCCAAGGCCTCAAAAACCTTATTCTCATCCAAGAACTCGTTCCAAACTCCGCTCACAATACAGTAGTTATTGTTATAAGGTGCATGATGGTGGGCAGCATGCTGTGATCTCGACACTAGCAGTCCAGCATCTTGCAGCGCCACCACTAGCGGAGGGAGGCGGCTTTTTGTGCCATGAGCCCAGGCATGGAACTGCTGGCTGAACATAATGCAGCCTGAGCACACCCAAACAAAGCCATGTACAACTGGATCATTGAAGACAAGATCTAGAGGAAGCACGGTAAAGGTGACAACACGAGCCAGGGCGTGTAGATTGTTGGCAAACTGGCGGCGGGTGATCGTCCAGGGCCACTTGTGATGGCCCTGGAATGCTTCAATCTGAGAACCAAACACAGGAGTTGAGGCATCACCATAGTTATCAATGCCCCAATGGTAAACCCCTGAGCCAAGGTCTGCAAGCACATAGCCAATTAGGCCAGCCAAAACAGGTTCTAGCCATATATGTGAATGGGCTGAACCTGTGGCACACTTCAATAAAGAAATGAGCACGGTGGTGCACCCGCTTGCCACCCAAGCTCGATGAGGCCATGTAGATAATAAATCCGGGTCCTTGATCGAGGGGCGGTCAGGGGTTTTGGTAATGGGGGGTGGGGTTAAGGGTCTTGGTACAATGACTAGTTGGTCAGCTTTGTGCTTGGCCTTGGCAGTGGAGGTGGCTGAGCAGTGGACAAGGGCGGGGAAGCGTCTATGGTGGCGTCTTCCGACATTGTTGGGAGACCTTAGAGAGTAGTACTTGTGATGTGGGAAGGAGGTGGACATTGAAGGGTGTGGGAGGCTAAGAGAAAACCCACCGCAAGAGGGAGTAAATAAAGGTGGAAATAGTGGTTGTGGAGATAAAGAAAGCAGTGTGGTGTGAGAAGATGCTGCGTGGGGCTGTGGAAGTCGCAAGTGGTGTGTGGAGAATGTGTGTCACACATTGCTTAAGAGTCTATCCAGGATGATTCCCCAACTACTCTACCAATATACATCATCAATTGGCTATTATTCATCAAGGTTCAAGCTAAGCCAATGTACACCATCGACTGGTCATCATCAATCAACCAAGGCTCAAAGCAATGGTAGAGTTGGACACGACTCAGCCAAGTCGTGTTCAACTTTACCACTAATTGCAGTAAGTAGTAATATCATGAGACTGGATCCAATGATTTCGAATTACAACATTGACTTGACTAAGAAAATCGAATCATGATTCACCTTAATTATGATGAAGTTGCTCTATATATACATCTTCGGTTTGGATTTAGGCCATGAGGAATGGGGAAATTGGAAGCAAATTTTAGTGGTATTTGagtcaagaaagaaaaaaaagcagaccaaacaaacaaactttaAACATCAAAAGGGGAAATCATAGATGACATCCGAGCATCCAATGTAAAACGATGAAGCTCTTAAGGGAGCTCAAAGTGTCTCATCATGGAGGGTGTTCAAGTGCcctctactttttattttccagaggttttataaagaaaaacttGTCAACCCATCTCGAGACCCATCTGAATTTGTTACTCATTTTTCTGACTGTGAATCATGAACATGGAATTGTTTCAAATTCAGTTGGAAGTAATTAATCACTAAGTTGATAATAGCAACTGGTTCTATTCTATTCTATTGTGATGCAAACCATATATTGCGGGCCGTAAATTCCGGGTgtttagatcaatttttttttatacaataatcttaaaaaaaaaattattattaatatgaaaCCAAATTCTACTCTCATTGGGGTTTTAAGGGCttgtttagtaattatttttttaaatggttttttgtttttagaacaaaaaaacatcAGTTGATAACCAGAAACagtttattattttctagtttttagaagaaaaaaaatgtatttttagagatattttttaattattttatatcgtTTTCATTTGTTGAAGtattagaatgattaaaaataaagtgctagatataaaaattattttttaaaatatatttaaaaatattaaaagtatcatttgggatttccaaacaaacttttaatttataaaatattataaaacaatttttaaatatcattatcaaaaattgtttttcaaaattattttaaaatacagttAACAAATGACCTAATTCCCCATTTTACATAATATCATAAATGATTTGAGAAAtgattatgaaatatatatataaataaaaacttcaacAAATGCATcatgaattttgtttttgaaagtaGCGTTGCACATAATAACATGAAATCAGTCCCAAACCTCAAGAGGCTGCAGAAGAATGCCTAGGTTGGTGTGGTCAAATGttgtaattatttaattatgaatttgttGAATGCATTttattgcatttattttttcaagaattttttttattattatcttttatattattttaaatatttcaagatATCGATGATGAGAAATCGTGATTGAACCGTCAAGACCATGCATTCAATTGGTATTGCACACATTCTACAAGAatcattatttgaattatttctctaaaaacatgttccttaataaataaaaaaaacggtttttttgcttgtaaataaaaaatatgatttttttttaaaaaaattatttaatttttgagaactgttttaaaaaataattatataaatatgtatttgaatataaaaattatttttaaaatatatttaaaaatattaaaaatatttgaaattttattcaaatttaaaaactattatgaaaaaactgtttttgaaaatcgttaccaattttagtttatttttttgtttggggAAAGAAATggaatcaaattaaagaaatgaaatcatTGTCTCTAGAAATTAGATGGAAGAGTCCAAGAGAAGGGTGGGTAGTGATCTTGAATTAATGGATGGTTGATGAGCAAAAGATGGGGATTGAGACACTGGTGGTGGGTGTTCTCCTCAAGTTTCCAACCCCAAATATGGACAAAATGGATAAGACTTCTCCCCACCAGGAAGTAAAAGAGCAGCAAAGAGGAATATGCTAAGGTTTTAGGCATAAAAAACACTCATAATTTCCACTTGTTTATGTCATCAAGCATGGACAAAACACAAAATGGCTCAGGGCCATCCATATCTTTTTGGAAATGAGCTTGATTTGATGTATTTGTTTTCCTTGAGTAATGCAAGGACTTTCCTATCTATACTCTTCttgtaatttgtttttctttcttggaatATACCCCCGTATTATACCTATACTTATTCAAGGGCTTTGGATGTATGTGGTAAGATTCTTACAATGGTGTAAACTAACTTCGTATTCAAGTCATTGGATTTGTGTAATAAAATTTAGTGGATTGTTGATTTCATTCACCTTTCCTGAAATTTcgactaaatatatttaattccagtaagtttgaaattttatcaaaaacgttttttcttttttatcattttcattttttattttcactcattttccatttcattcaaaataaggaagatgcatgataaaattttaaatttatagggATCAGATGTATTTAGTCAAAATCTCGGAAggagatgaatgaaattaactctataaataaatgaggttaatatataaaaatatgtataaatgaATAAGATCTAATGACATTAACATAAGaccatttaattaatatgattttttaatacttaaaagtacTTTTTAGTATCATAATAACAccattcatttgttttttttttttttttgccttctcCACATCAAATATGTTATTGTCACAAAAAACAGTCATCttcttaatatttcaaaatccaatttggAAGGTTGTTAGGATAAAACCATTTTGTATAATTAGGTCAAAAAAATAGTACATAATTCAACCCTATAATTAGTTAATCATAGTGTGGGAAAGCttctttctttcaaaatcaattttttttttctttccattttgtcCCCAAATGGAAcaagcaaaaatattttttttgtattgggAAAtcctttcttttatcttttagtagaagaagaaaacaaaagtgTTCACACCCACAAAAGTTGGAAATCTGGTTTATACAAAAGAATTGTAACCTATACCTAACAAGTTAGATACCACCTAAATTTTCAGACCATGATCATCCTCTATTAGGGTTTGTACAAATTTGACTAAGACTCAACTCATTCAAACCTCTCAAACCCATCTCCTTAAtcacattttaaatattattttgacactcaaatttataaattatttaatataaatttttatgttttaaaaacttaGTCCGTTGGGCACGGtacatattttccttttgtttttaaaaataaatgaaaataacttttattcattttctaaaaattgtttattgAGAAAAAGggtcataaaatattaaaaaattttaaaaataatttttagtttttaaaaataaaaaattattttaaatcatcaagctattaaattatttagtaACTGagcataaaaactaaaatattttcaaacctatATCATTAGGATATTTGTCCTATTATAATTATGAaagaaagataataatttttagttttgaaaacataaaaattgtaaatgataatgaaatcatgtttggaaaatttatttttgatatcattatttctaaaatacaaTCAATTacttgaatgattaaaaatattcaaaataaaaaaaataatcacattttttttcatttttgaaataaaaaacgtttgtataaataataataataaaatttgtgtctaaaaataggaaaaatatttattaatttatttatatgaaaaagtccAAAAATATGAAGGCATGTGGGTATGGATTgtgaataaattatatataagagTCAAACTTAGATCCACCTCTCATCATCACTACAATAGTCTCTCTCCCTTTGTCTCCTTACACCATCTTCCCTCATCTCCCCCATGGCACCATCTTCTCCCTCCGCCTCTCTCCTCCAAACTACCCATCTCAGAACCTTCCTCATAATCTCTCTTCTGGTCTTTGTGCCCCCCATTCATGCGCTGAAACCCCCAATTCGGCCGCGGGATATTCTGCCGTTGTTGCCCAGACAGCTCTCATGGCCGATTCTCAACTCCCTCCACAGCGCAGTGGACCTTCTGCCCACTTTTGTGGGCTCTGCCTCCTCCAACGACACTGTCGAGTGGAAAGGGACGTGCTTTTACGAGACCAGGGCTTGGATGGAGTTCAACAACAAAAGTGGGAGCGAATTTGGTGGGGGCACACTTCATATTAAggtttgggtttgggcttgGGTTTTGATTGCTTTGTTTGACTTTGATTGGTTTTGTGGGAATAGGGATTGTTGGGCATGTGGGTTTTGGTTGTTATTGGACCTCCATGAGGTTTCCCGGATTTTCATTTGAGGGTGTGCAGTCACAAACgtacctgattttttttttgtttttaaattttacttaattttatgatatttaaagtATTGGTGATTATTTTGTGTGATTTTTGGTTGATTTTCTGGAAATTTAGAGTATTGGGAGGTGGGTTTAGTTTTTCTTGAATAGCaatgtgtttttcttggttttcatTTGAGGATTTTTTATCAGACggataccttttttttttgttatatttttccttaaattattgaatattgtaatttattttctgGGATGTGAAGTATTGGGTGTCTGGGTCTTGGTGTTATTGTGCAGTACTAATCTTTCTGGTCTGTGATGAGAATACCTGACTGGGGCACTATCTttgcctattttttttttttctaaggagaatgattttctcattctggattactttttatttctataaggaaaatgattttctcagtgaaaatttgtaagaaaattaaatgtaattaaaattagcaaaaaatttaaatatttttaaaccatttaatatttgaatagaagagaaaaaaataagtgaaatcactttaaatataactattattatttttttctacccTCTACTTTTcctgtttattttatttcccttacattttccccTCGtatttttcaggaaccaaacatagaatTAGTGTTTTAGAGTATTGGATATATGGGTATCAGTGGCAGTGATATCTGGGTATTGGTGGCAGTGAACACTACGGACCTTTTGTTATCAAGGTGTCAAATGGACATGCATAATTCTTTGGTATTAGTTTGCTTTTGTAGAAATCTGGATAACTGGGTGTACAGATATTTGTAATATTGAAAACTACTTATCTTTTGTAGGACCTCTTTGGATGGTTTGTTCAGAGGTTTGTAGTGAGACTCAATTGGGGTTTaaattttagttgattttctaccatttttgtaaatatatattgAATGACACTGCCCTGAAAATTAGCCTTTTAAAGGAGATATCAGAGGGATTTGTTAATATTAGATTATGTTTGCACCTATGTGGGAGAAGTTGCAAATTGGTAGTACAGCTTCTTAATACTTGATGGTGGCTGCTAGGCTTCCATTTTTGCAACCCACTTTTGTCCTACATATATTAGTACTCCACAATAATGATGCACTAACACCAGTGATGTTACAGACTCAGGGACAAGTGTCAGGTCCAGGTCTAGCTTTTGTTTCAGATAGATCTGATTCccaaatttttacatttatagtTGGTTGAATCATAAAAATGTCCAACTTTCATCAATGtcttccttaaaataaaatgatatttctcTGTTACATAGCTTGTTTGACATTGGAACTTGATACTTTTTGTAACATTTATTGATGAGGATAAAGCAGGAAGCTATCCTAGGGAAGGAACTTGTTCTTGTCTTCATTTGTTGTATGCTTCTGCTGCTAATGTCCAATAGTGGATTGGCTTGTTTCATATTCACAACCCATACCCGTGTAATGTTGAAACATAGAGCAAATGCGATGGTGCAGATAGAGTGCATAAGCAATGTTACTTCTTTCATCTGGAAGTATTACCAATGCAACATAAGTAGAAAGTAACTCATAGCTTTAATAAGGtctttgaacaattttttcctCGGATttaatgttgtttcattttttggttTGTAATTTTAGATAATGGCCTTATTGAACATAGACATAGTCCTTGTTGGATTTAGCTCCAACACTGCTTATTAGCTTGGAAGCTTCTTGAATTAGTATAATCATATACCCTAATATGGCCAGCagaagaataaattatttttagctttaaaatgCTACTCTTTACTTGTTCAGGTTAGTAATGCCCATAGTTGGACATGTATGGACCTTTATGTCTTTGCAACTCCATACCAAGTGACATGGGATTACTACTTTTTGTCTCGGGAGCATACCATTGAGTTCAATGCATGGGAAGAAAAAGCTGAGTTTGAATACGTAAGTTACTACTGGATAGCACTTACTACCTCTTCTAATTGTTTCTTAGTATTTATTCCTGATTCATAATATATCCTTACTTTCTACTAAATCAGGTGAAAAACAAAGGGGTTTCAGTTTTTCTCATGCAAGCTGGGATGCTGGGAACCCTTGAAGCTCTCTGGGATGTCTTCCCATTATTCACAAATACTGGATGGGGTGAGAACACAAACCTTGGGTTTCTCAAGAAGCATATGGGGGCTTCATTTCAAACACGTCCTCAGCCATGGGTTACAAACATTAGTGTTGATGATCTTCACTCTGGAGATTTCCTTGCAATATCAAAAATTCGTGGACGGTGGGGTGGTTTTGAGACTCTAGAGAAGTGGGTCACTGGATCTTATGCTGGTCATTCCGCAGTTTGCTTAAGGGATTCTGAAGGGAAGCTATGGGTTGGTGAATCAGGACATAGAAATGAAAAGGTGAACACTGACAATTTTCTGAATCATGAGACAATGAAGTAGTAGAATTATATCAAACATAAGCTCTTACTGACAACAATTTTTCATTCTGTTTCTTTTGGTAatattttccaatttctttttactattttaaattttttaacatgttttttccTGTATATCTATAGGCACGGGGCTATTTTAAGGCTATTCTGTTACTACCATGGTGTTTCAATTGAAAATGTCCTATGAGCTGCATTAAGCAGTCATGTAGCAACCAAGATAGCTCTAGCAATAATTCCTTTTCTTTAAACTCTTTAATTTTAGTGCTGCACTTATTGTTtacttcatttattaatttggttTTTTCCCCATTTGCTGACCAATCCTTAAACTATTTGGGTATGCCAAGGTTGActatttctttaattcttctGCTTGCATTACATCTAGAAAGCTGAAAAATTACCACATTTTGTATACAATAATTCAATGTGGGATTTGAGAGAGGGAACCTGAAATAATAGTATTAATCAAAGATTCTTTTGGTTCGTTATGTTATAGGAAGCTGCATGAGTTTCTTATCAGATGATATAAACTACAGTCCTTACCAGATAATATAAGCTACATACTTTTGTTTTAATAGAAATAAGCTTCATTTTTTGGGTCCTTgtcttttaaattattaacaGAGATTGagtggcatttttttttcttgaagaatattttttttccttattcaattttTTGTACTTCTCTAAGACATTAACCTTAACTAATAATTAGGTATGGGCACTCATATGCAACTATGATTTTGAGTCAATAAAAAATGGTGCTTTACATTTTTGTTCTAGGGAGAAGATGTTATTGTGACATTACCATGGGACGAATGGTGGGATGATGTGCTGACTCAAGATGATTCCAATTCTCATATTGCGTTGCTTCCTTTGCATCCTCACCTCCGAGCCAAGTTTAATGAGACAGCTGCCTGGGAGTATGCACGTAGCAGTGAAGGCAAACCTTATGGTTACCATAACATGATATTTAGCTGGATAGATACTCTGGATGAAAACTATCCACCCCCCTTAGATGCTCATGTGGTAttgtttttttctattgttaaatatttcattttctggCTACATTTGCAATACAGGTGGattctatatttcttttcttttatctctatatctttcaaaattttcattgctGTGACTCTGGTGTGTGGTTACAATATTTTGGTGATTCATTCACAGAATTATGGGTCAGTTGCTataatttcttttctcttctttttttcattacTGAAATAAATTATggcctcaaaaaaaaaaaagaaaaaaaaaaggaagaaaaaattttagagaaagaGAGGGTGTAAATGAGTCTCATTAACAATAAAACTTCCAAGTGAGGAGGGAAAGTGATGAGTCCCACTTCATAAGTTTCTCCTAGAGATGGGAAAAAAGATGACATGTGGAAGGTGCACAGACATATTGCAGTTCCTTTCACTTGTAGCATGCATGCTAACCCCAGTATTGGGTCATGTTTAAACTGTTAAGGTGCGCAAGAATATTGGTTTGAACTGTTACAAAGCTGAAATGGCGTCCACATTAGGCCATGTTTGTATGCATAACTTACTTCTTCAGGCc
This window contains:
- the LOC117909006 gene encoding fatty acid desaturase 4, chloroplastic yields the protein MSTSFPHHKYYSLRSPNNVGRRHHRRFPALVHCSATSTAKAKHKADQLVIVPRPLTPPPITKTPDRPSIKDPDLLSTWPHRAWVASGCTTVLISLLKCATGSAHSHIWLEPVLAGLIGYVLADLGSGVYHWGIDNYGDASTPVFGSQIEAFQGHHKWPWTITRRQFANNLHALARVVTFTVLPLDLVFNDPVVHGFVWVCSGCIMFSQQFHAWAHGTKSRLPPLVVALQDAGLLVSRSQHAAHHHAPYNNNYCIVSGVWNEFLDENKVFEALEMILFFQLGVRPRSWSEPNFGWIEEIETPSQTTVY
- the LOC117908920 gene encoding uncharacterized protein LOC117908920, encoding MAPSSPSASLLQTTHLRTFLIISLLVFVPPIHALKPPIRPRDILPLLPRQLSWPILNSLHSAVDLLPTFVGSASSNDTVEWKGTCFYETRAWMEFNNKSGSEFGGGTLHIKVSNAHSWTCMDLYVFATPYQVTWDYYFLSREHTIEFNAWEEKAEFEYVKNKGVSVFLMQAGMLGTLEALWDVFPLFTNTGWGENTNLGFLKKHMGASFQTRPQPWVTNISVDDLHSGDFLAISKIRGRWGGFETLEKWVTGSYAGHSAVCLRDSEGKLWVGESGHRNEKGEDVIVTLPWDEWWDDVLTQDDSNSHIALLPLHPHLRAKFNETAAWEYARSSEGKPYGYHNMIFSWIDTLDENYPPPLDAHVVASVMTVWNQMRPAYAANLWNEALNKRLGTQDLALPEILVETEKRGSSFDELLTIPEQDDWVYTDGKSTSCVAFILEMYKEAGLFGPSASSIQVTEFTIKDAYTLSFFENNSSRLPKWCNDGDNVQLPYCQIKGKYRMELPEYNTLDPYPHMNERCPSLPPKYLRSANC